A single window of Malus sylvestris chromosome 5, drMalSylv7.2, whole genome shotgun sequence DNA harbors:
- the LOC126622554 gene encoding uncharacterized mitochondrial protein AtMg00810-like yields the protein MAKSMLHEKGLPYKMWGEAINTVVYLLNRCSTSALDKVTPFEAYSGRRLGIKHLKKSDSEATLYTKGKEGAGMFLMSIYVDDIIYTRSSIEMMEEFKADMMHKYEMTDLGLLYHFLRMETMQIETSIFIHQKKYATSLLKKFGLQYCKPVSILLVPNDKLRKDDDSGATDEAQFRKIVGNLLYLTATRPYIMYAWVLSDWSGSEDDMRITSGYAFTFGSRVFSWSLVKQHCVALSPAKVEYKQPG from the exons ATGGCTAAGAGTATGCTGCATGAGAAGGGGCTACCTTACAAGATGTGGGGAGAGGCAATCAACACAGTAGTTTACTTATTGAATAGATGCTCTACAAGTGCATTGGACAAGGTCACACCATTTGAAGCTTATAGTGGAAGAAGACTCGGGATTAAACATCTCAAG AAGAGTGACAGTGAAGCAACCTTGTATACAAAAGGGAAGGAGGGTGCAGGAATGTTTCTTATGTcgatttatgtggatgatatcattTATACTAGAAGTAGTATTGAGATGATGGAAGAATTCAAAGCTGATATGATGCATAAGTATGAAATGACAGATTTGGGTTTGTTGTATCATTTTCTAAGAATGGAGACTATGCAAATTGAAACCAGCATATTCATTCACCAAAAGAAGTATGCTACCTCTCTACTCAAGAAGTTTGGACTGCAGTATTGTAAGCCTGTTAGTATTCTACTTGTTCCAAATGATAAGTTGAGAAAAGATGATGATAGTGGAGCTACAGATGAAGCACAGTTTAGGAAAATAGTTGGCAACTTGTTGTATCTCACTGCAACTAGGCCATATATTATGTATGCATGGGTGCTGAG TGATTGGAGTGGATCCGAAGATGATATGAGAATCACTTCAGGGTATGCATTCACCTTTGGAAGTAGAGTATTCTCTTGGTCCTTAGTCAAGCAACACTGTGTTGCACTATCCCCAGCTAAGGTAGAGTACAAGCAACCTGGTTAA
- the LOC126622420 gene encoding uncharacterized protein LOC126622420 — protein sequence MESHKTQHESLPAAATPATTSCQKKKNEQATLLEDVKDHINDFVNASMDEHKTCFKKNMQKMFGMSKNVAERSVDTKEVESTLPLQITVAK from the exons ATGGAATCACATAAAACTCAACATGAGTCATTACCGGCTGCTGCAACCCCAGCCACCACTTCATGtcaaaagaagaagaacgaGCAAGCCACTCTCTTGGAGGATGTAAAGGATCACATTAATGATTTTGTCAATGCATCTATGGATGAACACAAAACGTGCTTCAAGAAGAACATGCAGAAG ATGTTTGGAATGTCAAAGAATGTTGCTGAGAGGAGTGTTGACACCAAGGAAGTTGAGAGTACTCTGCCCCTTCAAATCACAGTGGCAAAATAG
- the LOC126622556 gene encoding uncharacterized protein LOC126622556: MAGSRGGQLRAPVFNGEKFDFWQTKMKTIFYSHKLLNLVENGYESSIKKENELTEAEKRLMQENVVKDAKAVGIIQGDVLYHIFPRIATQNLLISLPKFYDSIASVIENTKDLETIYAQDVVAILKGYEQRLDRHGESSTEKAFASLNIASKPNRFNGQSNNGKYQKNSKSKGKQWSNKSSVHVKNEANNTGDKCKFCDRLYYGECWVKNMVKCHKCNKIGHIARYCHTNKVVQHIIFAHQVEETGNLFYANHSGEVKKMSDVWYMDSGCSNHMTSREDLLVDIDKNVKANVQVGIGVLVEVAGNGTLVIETMKGRRYIKQVMLVPGLAENLRSVDQMIEHGYFFLFGDYRVDVFNDRSLSNLVVSVK; this comes from the exons ATGGCTGGATCCAGAGGGGGACAACTTAGAGCACCAGTCTTCAACGGCGAGAAATTTGATTTCTGGCAAACCAAAATGAAGACCATTTTCTATTCACACAAACtgttgaatttggttgaaaatggCTACGAATCTTCGATAAAGAAGGAAAATGAGCTAACGGAGGCGGAGAAGAGGCTGATGCAAGAGAATGTAGTCAAGGATGCTAAAGCAGTTGGAATCATCCAAGGTGATGTTTTATATCATATTTTCCCGAGGATCGCAACTCAG AACTTGTTAATTAGTTTGCCTAAGTTTTATGATAGTATTGCATCAGTGATAGAGAACACTAAAGATCTGGAGACCATATATGCTCAGGATGTGGTTGCCATTCTAAAAGGTTATGAGCAAAGACTTGATAGACATGGTGAGAGTAGCACAGAGAAGGCGTTTGCTAGCTTAAACATTGCATCAAAACCAAATAGGTTTAATGGTCAATCTAACAATGGCAAATACCAAAAGAACTCTAAGTCAAAAGGGAAACAGTGGAGTAACAAGTCTAGTGTTCATGTGAAAAATGAGGCAAATAACACTGGAGACAAGTGTAAATTTTGTGATAGACTGTACTATGGTGAATGTTGGGTCAAGAACATGGTCAAGTGTCACAAGTGCAATAAAATTGGACACATTGCAAGGTACTGCCATACAAACAAGGTTGTGCAACACATAATTTTTGCACATCAGGTGGAAGAAACTGGTAATTTGTTCTATGCTAATCACTCTGGTGAAGTGAAGAAGATGAGTGATGTGTGGTACATGGACAGTGGATGTAGTAATCACATGACATCCAGAGAAGATTTGCTTGTAGATATTGACAAAAATGTGAAAGCCAATGTCCAAGTAGGCATTGGAGTTTTGGTTGAAGTGGCAGGAAATGGGACATTGGTTATTGAGACAATGAAGGGTAGGAGATACATAAAGCAAGTGATGCTTGTACCTGGTCTTGCAGAGAATTTACGTAGTGTAGACCAGATGATAGAGCATGGTTACTTTTTTCTATTTGGAGACTATAGAGTGGATGTGTTTAATGACAGGTCTCTAAGTAACTTGGTGGTCAGTGTGAAATAG